From Ignavibacterium sp.:
GACATCTGGCTTCTTCACAAACTGTGTTTAACTTTTGTCTTCGCATCAGATTCTTAACATCAGTGTAGTTTTCACCGGTCGGTAATTTTACTTTAAGCCACTCAGGTCTTTTTCCTAAATCCTGTCTGGACTTTTCAATTTGTTCTTTAAATGCTTTCTGATGTTGATTTATTTTCTGCATATAGAATGATCTTTCATCTAATCAATTTAATATCAAATAACTTAGTTAAAATTTTCCGGATCAAAATTCTCCAGAATATCTTTAATTGATTTCAGGAACAGTCCTCCTAACATACCATCAATCAGTCTATGATCGTGTGATAAAGTTAATGCAACAATATGTCTGACGGCTATTGAATCTAATCCATTAACTTCTACAACAACAGGTTTTTTCTGAACGGTTCCGACACCAAGAATTGCAACCTCAGGTTGATTTATTATCGGTGTTCCGAAAATAGTTCCGAAGACGCCATAATTTGTAATTGTGAAAGTTCCATTGGAAATGTCATCCGGTGTAAGCTTTTTGGTTCTTGCACGATTTGCTAAATCTGCGATTGCTTTTGCTAAACCGATTGTATTTCTTTCACCTGCTCCTTTGATGTTCGGAACTATCAATCCTGTTGGCTCAATTGCTACAGCTATTCCGAGATTAATAAATTTCTTTTGCAGGATTGTGTTTCCATCGATTGTTGAATTAAGAAGTGGATATTTTTTAAGTGACTTTACAACTGCATCGGCAATGAATGCCATATAAGTAAGTTTAACATTTTCTTTCTGCAGATACTCATCTTTTTTCTGATTAATAAAATTATGAATAAGAGTAATATCGGCTTCAATCATACTTGTAACATGAACTGAAGTATCGCGACTATGAACCATATGTTCCATTATCTTCATTCTGATGTTATCCATTGGAATTTTAATAACATCGCTTGAGGAATATGTTGATGAAGTTTCAGGTACAAATGATGGCGCAGGGGCAGCAGTTTTGGTAATCTGTGGCTGAGAAGTCTGCGAGACAACTTCTTGTGTTTTAGTTGTCTTTGATTTTCTTTGTTCTATATATGCAAGAATATCTTTTTTTGTTACTCTTCCATCTATTCCGCTACCAGAAATTTTTCTTAATTCATCGAAGCTTACATTCTCTTTTTCAGCAATGCTTAAAACCAATGGTGAATAAAATCTGTCAGATTCAGTTTTTAATTCTTCTCTGATATTTTCTGTAACTGAAAAGTTATCGTGCATCGAAACTGGTTCTTCTCTTCTAACTTCAGTAACCGGTTCTTTTTCTGTCACAGGTTTTGATATAACTACATCACTACCAACTGCCAGCTTTGCTACGATTGTTCCAACTTCAACTGTTTCCTGTTCACCCACGAGAATTTCAACTAAAGTTCCTTCTTCAGGTGATGGAATTTCTGTATCAACTTTATCTGTACTTATTTCAAAAATTGTTTCATCTTTCTTAACCTTATCGCCAACTTTCTTATGCCACTTGATTATTGTTCCTTCCATAACTGATTCGCCCATTTTAGGCATTGCGATTTCAATTATATTACCGTTAGAGGTTGCGGATGATGTTACAGATTGTGATTCAACTTTTTGCTCAACAACTTCCTCTACTTTTTGAACCGGAGGAACTTCTTCCACGATCTTTGGTTCTGTTTTTTGCACAACTTCACCACCTTCAGTTTGAAGTCTGGCAACAACAGTTCCTACTTCGACAGTCTCACCTTCATTTACCAGGATTTCAGATAAAACTCCATCTTCGGGAGCGGGAATTTCTGTATCAACTTTATCAGTGCTTATTTCAAAAATAATTTCATCTCGTTTTACTTTATCGCCAACTTTTTTATGCCATTTGATGATTGTGCCTTCATTAACACTTTCACCCATCTTCGGCATTATGATATCCATTTTGTAACTCCTATAAAAATTTATTCAGACTTTTAATTGATTATTAGTAGAGAATTAATTCTTTAATACCTCTATAAATTTCTTCGCGACTCGGAAGCACAGCATTTTCAAGAATCGGTGAATATGGAATATGCGCATCTTTAGCTGCTATTCTTTTTACAGGTGCATCCAGAAATCTGAAACACTTATCTGAAATCCGGGCTGCTATTTCTGCACCAAAACCTGCAGTGAAAGTATCTTCGTGAATGATTATAACCTTATTTGTTTTCTTTACCGAGTTATAAATAGTTTCTTCATCCAAAGGAATGATTGTTCTGATATCAATTACTTCTACAGAATAACCATCTTCTTCTTCCAATTTCTTTGCAGCAATCATCGCATCCCAGAAACTCACACCCCACGAAACAACTGTAACATCATTTCCTTCTTTAGCAACTTTAGCTTTTCCAAAAGGAATCAAATACTCTTCATCAGGTTCCGGCGACATTGCAAAACTTTGTCTGTATAATCCTTTGTGCTCACAGAAAAGAACCGGATCTTTAATTCTGCATGCTGTTTTAAGAAGTCCTTTAGCATCGGCTGCATTTGAAGGATAAGCGATAAATATTCCCGGAACATGAGCAAAAATGGATTCGATGTTCTGGCTATGATACAAACCTCCGTGAATGTAACCACCAACTGCAACTCTTGTAACAACAGGACTTTCCCACGCATTGTTAGATCGATATCTTATAGTAGCTAATTCGTCTTTCATTTGCATAAATGCAGGCCAGATATAATCACCAAATTGAATTTCAACAACAGGTTTCAAACCTGTGAATGCCATACCGATTGCAACACCCATTATGCTTGCTTCTGCGAGTGGTGAATTGAAAACTCTTTTCCTTGTGAATCTTGTTGAGAGACCTTTTGTTGCAGTAAATACTCCACCTTTACCATCTTCAATATCTTCTCCAAATATGTACATATCAGGATTTCGTTCCATCTCTTCGTGAAGTGCATGATTAATTGCATCGACCATCACTATTTTATTTCCGGATGGCTCATTCTTTTCATATTCTAATGATTCCCTAAAACCACTTTCATCATATACAAATTTTGTTGCGTCTTCAGGTTTTGGATCAGGTGCTTTGAATGCTCTGTCTGAAGCTTCGTTTATCTCATCAGTAATTTCTTTTTTGATTTCCGAATATTCTTCTTCAGTCAAAATTCCTTTAGCCATTAAAACTTTTGCAAACTTTTCAATCGGACATTTTTTCATATCCTCTTCAATTTCTTTTTCATCGCGATATTTTTTCTGATCATCTGAAGAAGAATGGGATTGAAGTCTTACAACTTCAGCTTCAATCAGTGCCGGACCTTTTCCACTTTTGATATAATCTATTGCTTCCTGAACCTTTTCATAAGATTCAAAAAAATCAGTTCCATCAATTTTTAATCTGTGTAAAGTTCCAAAGCCTGCCATCATTTCAGCAATTGAATGACCTTTGCCTCCGCTTTGAGCACTCACAGGAACTGATATAGCATATTTGTTATTCTGAATTACAAACAACACAGGCAACTTTTCCCTGCTTGCCCAGTTTACTGCTTCGTGAAATTCACCCTGACTTGTAGTTCCTTCACCGCTACTTACATATGAAATATTTCTTTCGCCTCTTTTCACAGAAGCCAATGCAGTTCCAACAGCTTGTAAAAATTGTGTCCCTGTTGGAGAAGATTGAGTTGGCAGATTAATTCTTTTTGAACCCCAGTGCACTGGTAATTGTCTTCCACCACTTGCAGGGTCAGTTGCTTTTGCGAATGTTTGAAGGAATACTTCTTCCGGAGTAATTCCTGATGTCAATACAGTACCTAAATCTCTGTAATATGGAAATAACCAATCTTTATTTGGATTGAGCGAAATTCCAATCGCAACCTGAACAGCTTCGTGTCCGGATGCAGCAATATGAAAAAATGTTTTACCCTGCCTTAATAGGTTCATTGCTTTGTTATCAAGTGTCCTTGTTCTTAACATCATTCTCAAAACATGCAACAGCTCATCCTTTGTGAACTCCTTATTACCGGCTTTTATTTTCGCAATCATAGATTTACCGTTTGTTGGCTTTAGCGATGATTTCACTTTTGTTTTCTGTGTGTTTGTTTTTTTTGTCATCAAAAAACCTTTCAGTTTTTTACAGTTGGATTTAATAAACTTTCTTTAGGAATAAATTCAACTTCTGTATAGTTAAATTCATTCATAAAATGATGAAGCAATTTTTCTTTTACTTCGTTAATTGGAATTCCGCAGCCAAGTTCTTTCTGAAGTGATGTAACACTTTTGTCTGAAATTCCACAGGGAATTATTCCATTAAACAAATCGAGATTAGTATTCACATTGAAGGCAAAACCGTGCATCGTTACCCAGCGACTGATTTTTATTCCTATTGCTGCGATTTTTCTATCTTCAATCCATACACCAGTATATCCCTCAATTCTTCCGGCTGTAAGTCCATAATCATTACAAACTTTTATTATGACTTCTTCAAGTGTGCGAAGATATTTGTGAGAGTCCTGATGCCAGTCAGTTAATTTGATAATCGGATAACCAACAATTTGTCCGGGTCCGTGATAAGTTATATCTCCGCCTCTATCGATATTATAAACAGAGATATGATTTTTCTCGAGAAAATCTTTTCCACCGACTAAATTTTCAATGTGTGCAGTTTTACCAAGAGTATAAGTATTCGGATGTTCAAGTAAAAGTAAAGTGTCTGAAATAATATCCTCTATTCTTTGCTTATGAAGAAGATATTGTAAATCCCATGCTTCTTTATAATCAATAAATTCGAGATCGCAATATGTTAATTGTCTATTCATTCGAAATATATCGATTAGCGTATTTGATAGTTTTATTAATCACATCAATTAGTTCAGGTGTTAGTTTCAAAAGTTCATCAAAATTATCAATTAGGTTTTCTTCAAGGTATTCGTGAACAATTTCATTTCGTAAATCTCTGATTGAATTAAAAATATTAATATCATTGATTAAATTTCTTTTATGAGCATTGTTGACTGTGTCTATTAAAGTTCCTTGAGGTTCAAATTCAATATCATCTAAAGATCTAAAAACTTTACGGACTAAAAAATCAATCGACCGAGCAAATCTTCCTGAGAGAGTTTCAAAATTATCTAATTCAGTTTCGCGGTAAGAATCTTTAATTCCAATTGATTTACAGATGTTAAAAGACCTTTCGAGCCATTTTAATTGTTTATTAAGTGATTCAATATTTTGTTTTAATATTTGATTACTCATAATAAAACTGCTTCTGATCTTACCTTTGTGATAAACGGATCATCTGAACTGCCATTATCAAGAATAATATCTATTCTCTGTTCACCGAATTTATTATAAAATGCTCTTTTAATTTTTCTTAAATCTTTTTTAGTCAACTTTTTAGATACAACAAGTAAATCAATATCTCCACCTCTTCTATCATCGAACAACCTTGAACCAAAAAGATATAATTTGGCATCAGGGTCTATTTCTCTTAAAGCTTCTCGCAAAATTTCTATTTCGGCTTTGCTTAGTCTCATATTCTTTACTCATCAAATATGAATTGCCTCTCCGTAAGCATTTGCTGCTGCTTCCATTATTGATTCAGACAAAGTCGGATGAGCGTGAACAGTTTTAATAATTGAATGACCTGTTGCTTCAAGTGCTCTTGCTAGCGCAACCTCTGCAATTAATTCAGTAGCTTCACTACCAATTATATGTCCACCTAATATTTCACCATACTTTGCATCAAAAATTAATTTAACAAATCCTTCTCTTTCCCCAACTGCAAATGCTTTTCCGCTTGCCATAAAAGGAAACTTACCAACTTTAATTTCGTAACCAAGTTCCTTTGCTTTTTGCTCTGTTAATCCAACACTGGCAACTTGTGGCTGACAATATGTACAACCCGGAATGTTATCATAATCAATTGGTGGATTTTTAATTCCCTTTATGCCTTCAACACAATGTATTCCTTCTGCTGATGCAACATGTGCTAACCATGGTGGACCGATAACATCGCCAATTGCATAAATATTCGGAATATTCGTTTGGTAAGTATTCTTATCAACTTTAATATGATTTTTGAATATCTCAATTCCAAGTTCTTCGAGTCCGAAACCTTCAACATTTCCAACGACACCAATTGCATTTAATAATTTCTCTGCAGAGAGTTCTATCTTCTTACCATTCTGATTAATTGTAACAATTACTTTTTTCCCTTTTACTTCTGCCTTTTCAACGGTTGCTTTAGTATAAATCTCGATTCCTCTTTTCTTAAAATTCTTTTCGAGAGTTTGAGATACTTCTTTATCTTCTATTGGAAGAATATTATCAAGCATTTCAACAACTGTTACCTTTGTACCAAGCACACTGTAAAAGTATGCGAATTCAATCCCGATAGCACCGGCACCAATAACAATCAGTTCTTTCGGCAAATCTTCAAGTATCATTGCCTCTGTACTGGTAATGATATTTTTTCTATCTACAGGAATTTGTGGAATAGTTCGTGGTCGTGCACCTGTTGCAATTATTATTTTATCAGCAATGATAGAATCAATCTTTTTTCCATCTTTATCAAACACATCAATCTGGTTATGACTGATGAGTTTACCAAAACCTCTTATTCTGTCAACTTTATTTTTCTTAACAAGAAGTTCTACATTTTTAGAAATGCGATCTGCGATATCACGACTTCGCTTGATAATGTCTTTGAAAGAGAATGTCAATTCTTTGGCAGTGATGCCGAAATCTTTACCATGATTTTTAAATGTATCGTATATCTCGGCATTTTTTAACAAGGATTTTGTTGGAATACAGCCCCAATTCAAACAAATACCGCCTAAATTATCCTTATCAATAACAACTGTTTTGAAACCAAGCTGACCAGCCCGAATTGCAGCAACATAGCCACCCGGTCCGCCACCGAGGACGGCAATTTGATAATGATTTGCCATTAAAAATTTTCCTGATTAGTTATTAATTGCGAAACAAATATAAAAACTCACTTTTAATAATTAAACCTTATTAACAGGTTTTATGACTTTTGAGTTCAGAAAGATCTCATTTGAGTATTAACCCAACATTTTTTATATAATATTGAATAAAAGTTGCTTTTCCTTAGTTTAGTTAAAGAAAATAAAATCTACATGAAAGATAATTTTACACATTTGCAAAACAATTCTTTATCTGCTAAAGATTTATCCATTTTCCGTATAACAGCGTTATGGGCTTTCAGTGAATCTGCTTTTGGAGGAATACTTCACGCTCTGTCATTACCATTTCGTGGAGCGTTTATAAATGCTGCAGCAGTTCTGTTTATTTCCTTAATTGCTTTGTTCTCGGAAAAAAGTAAAGAAATCCTAAAAGCTACATTGATTGTAATATTGGTTAAAGCTGCCGTTAGTCCACACTCACCTTTAACAGCATATCTTGCTGTTTTTATTCAGGGACTTTTGGGTTTTCTGGTTTTTTACAATAAAAAGTTTTTCAGATTGTCGGCTCTCATACTCGGAATACTTACTCTTTTATATTCCGGTATTCAGAAAATAATTGTGTTAACAGTACTATTCGGAAACACATTATGGAAATCAATTAATATTTTTATAAAAGGAGTAAGCAATGAATTTTTACAAATCGGTATTCATCCTGATTTGAATTATAGTTTAATTATAATTTTAAGTTATGTTGGAATTCATGTGATTGTGGGAATTATAATAGGTTTGTATGCAGGTAAATTGCCAGATAAGATTAAACTTTACTCTGAAACATTGCAAAAAATTAATTTCAGCGACAATGTTGATGCAATACCTAAAAAAGATAAAAGAAAAAAGAAACGTTTATGGATTTTAAGACCAACAGGTTTGATAATAATTATAATTTCTTTAATTGTTTTATTATTAACTTTTTTGTTTCCTGAATATTCCGATACTAGATATGAAGTACTTGTAATGATTATTCGCTCTCTGATCCTGACATTTATCTGGTATGTTTTTCTTTCAACTTTTTTCAGAAAACTATTCCAAAAATTTCTTAACAGGAATAAATCTAAATATGCTGAAGAAGTTAATGAGATGCTGAATCTTTTTCCTCAATTCAGAAAAATAGTTGCCTTCTGCTGGAAAGATTCTCAATCAGAAAGAGGTATAAAAAGAATAAAATATTTTTTATCAAGATCTTTTTATTATCTGTTACTTAGTAATTAAACACAAATAAAGGAGCATTGCAATGAGTGATTTACCAAAAAGATTTGAAAAGTTTCAGAAGGATTTTCCTGATGTAGCAAACGCTTACGAACAACTTGGTAAAGCGGTTCACAAAGCAGGTCCGTTGAATGATAAAACCAGAGCATTAATTAAACTGGCAATTTCTACAGGCGCCAGACTTGAAGGTGCAGTTCATTCACATACCAGAAAAGCACTCGAGGTTGGTTGTTCAAAAGAAGAAATTATGCAGACAGTAATGCTTGCACTACCAACGATTGGTTTGCCTTCAACAATGGCAGCTATGAGTTGGGTTGAAGATGTATTAGAGAAAAAATAAAAGGCATCTATAATCGATGCCTTTTGATAAAAAGAGATAATTGGTTTATTTGATAAGACAGAAAGAATAACCAATTTCAATTTGCCATTGACGCATTGCAATTTCAATGGATTGCTGTCCTGGTGCTTCAAGTGGATTAGCGCCTTTAACACTGTTGTTCAGTGCATACATAAATGCTAATGTTAAATCACTATCTTCGCTGATTTTTCTGGTAACTCCTGCAGTTATATGATTCTGAATTACGGCTGGAGCAAGAATGTTAAACATTACTTCAGATTCTTTTATTGGATTTTCATTATAAGAATATCCGGCCATTAAAGTATAATTTTCGATAGCTTTGTACATCACACCAAATTTCACTGCTGTAATATCTTTCCAACCGAATCCTGCACCATCATCTTTACCAAGTTGACTTGTCTGAAGATTCGGAAGCATCGGATTGCTTACTGATTTTATTCCACTGTAAAGAATTTGTTTTACATCTAATAAAAATGTCCAATCTTTATTCGGAGAAACAGCAACCCCTGCAGTCCAATTTGCCGGAATATCAAAATCACCTTTTTCAGCAAACAAACCAGCATATCTTTCAAACTCACTCATATTAATTTTTGATTGGTAAGTTGCACCAATGCTTAACCAATCGGTCAGCATTCCCTGATATCCAACCTTGAATCCAAAACCAGTTGAAGTTGACCATGAATTACCAGAAAGATTAGCCGGGTCACTTGAGAATGGACTAAAAGCTGCTAAACCTTTTGCAGCAAATCTTTGCCAACCAAAAATACCAGCCACACCAAATGTATGTCCTTTTGTTAATTCAATTGCGTAAGTTAGATTCGCAAACAGTTGCTCGATATTCACTCCTGTGTTCGGTGAAGAAGATTCATAAAAAGTCTGAGCCGGATAGTCAGTATTCATACCCCCATTTCCATAAATTGAAAGTGCAATTGCCATATTATTTGCGATTCCTCTTTTCAATCCAATTGTTGGGAAGAAGAAAATATTTTTATTACTCTCTATTTTGCCTGGAGTTAATCCAAATGTTTGTGGGAAACCACTTGGATTACCGGTAATTGTATAATCACGATTCGGACTAAATACTGAAAGATTAATTTCTATAGAATTGTTAGTTCTGATTATCGAAGCAGGATTAGTAATCGCTCCCAAAGAGCTTAATGAAACAGCAACGCCGGAACCGGCAAGTGCTGAATATTTTATTCCGTAACCGTGACGAAAGTATCCGTCAGTTGCAAATGTTGATTGACTTAAAAATCCGAACAAAAGAATTAGAACAACAAAAGATTTTTTCATTTATCTCTCCTGATTTTAAATGTTATTGTTAAGAACTAGCACCCTTCTCTCTTTTTCTTTTTAGGAGCAGTAAATTTCCTACTTCCTGTAGTTGGCTGTGTTGATTGAGGCGCAACTGTGGAAGTTGGGAGTTTAATTTCTTTTCTTATTTCACTTGAAGAAGTTTCGGTTACAAGATCGCCACCAAAATATTGAGCAACTGCTCTAAGCTTTTCGAATTTTGCCAATTCATCTTTAGTTGGATTAGCAGGTACTTTTGGAAATACGACTTTGTCTTTCCAACCATTTAATCCACCTTCAAGTATGTAAACTGAATTATATTTTTTTGCTTTAAGAATAAACCAGCCCTGAGCGGCAACAACTTCATCATCTGAGAATAAAATAATTTTCTGATTTCTCAACAAATCAGAATTAGGAAGTTCAACAAGCGGAATGTTTTCTGCTTCAGGTAAAGTGTACTCAGCATATTTATCTGGAGTTCTCAAATCAACTAAAACATAATCAGCTTTCCCCTGAATTATCCAGTCAGCTAAGTCAGTTGGATTAATTTTATCTGATTCTTTAACAGTGCTTAATGCAATATCTTTAACATTTACTTTAACAGAAGTTCCATTGTATGGATCGCCGGCAAATAAAGCAACCACACCAAGTAATACTGCAATGATTGCTAACTTATATTTTAAATCGAGTTCTGAGAATAACTTTTTCATAATTGATTCTCCGGATTTCTATGAGCAAATTTCTTTTCACTCCATTCAGCTAATGCGAATGCACCAACTGCCATTACAACAACAAGAAATACAACCATGCCGTAGGAAAGATGGAAAAACTGCGGAAGTGTAACGCTTCCCATATTTGTTGAATAATAAAAATCAGTTATGAAAGGAAAGATTTCTCCGAAAATGAAAATTCCGAACATAACTCCCAGGATATACATCAGTCCATCGAGCTTTCCTGTTGCAAAAGATACGACTGAAGTTCCTGGACAATATCCTCCAATTACAAATCCAATTCCAAGTATTAGTCCACCAATAACCTGAGGTAAAATATAAGTTTCGCTGATGTAGATAAGAGACAAATCAACAAAACCTATTACCGATAGATAATACAATCCTAACATAGCTGTTACGATAGCTGTAAACATTACTTTGAGAACTCTCATATTAGAAAAATAGAATTGAGCTGCAAGAATTCTTGCGCTTCCGAATCCACCTCTTTCGAGTGCGAATCCAAAACCTATACCGATAATAAAAGCAAAAATTAAACTCACATCGGTATTGAATAAACCGAATTTATAAAATGGTGCGTTCATAACCACTGTCTCCTTAAAAAGTAAGCTGCTGCATAACCACCGGCAAAAACCATCATCATAAAAGCCCAACT
This genomic window contains:
- the sucB gene encoding 2-oxoglutarate dehydrogenase, E2 component, dihydrolipoamide succinyltransferase, producing MDIIMPKMGESVNEGTIIKWHKKVGDKVKRDEIIFEISTDKVDTEIPAPEDGVLSEILVNEGETVEVGTVVARLQTEGGEVVQKTEPKIVEEVPPVQKVEEVVEQKVESQSVTSSATSNGNIIEIAMPKMGESVMEGTIIKWHKKVGDKVKKDETIFEISTDKVDTEIPSPEEGTLVEILVGEQETVEVGTIVAKLAVGSDVVISKPVTEKEPVTEVRREEPVSMHDNFSVTENIREELKTESDRFYSPLVLSIAEKENVSFDELRKISGSGIDGRVTKKDILAYIEQRKSKTTKTQEVVSQTSQPQITKTAAPAPSFVPETSSTYSSSDVIKIPMDNIRMKIMEHMVHSRDTSVHVTSMIEADITLIHNFINQKKDEYLQKENVKLTYMAFIADAVVKSLKKYPLLNSTIDGNTILQKKFINLGIAVAIEPTGLIVPNIKGAGERNTIGLAKAIADLANRARTKKLTPDDISNGTFTITNYGVFGTIFGTPIINQPEVAILGVGTVQKKPVVVEVNGLDSIAVRHIVALTLSHDHRLIDGMLGGLFLKSIKDILENFDPENFN
- a CDS encoding dehydrogenase E1 component subunit alpha/beta → MTKKTNTQKTKVKSSLKPTNGKSMIAKIKAGNKEFTKDELLHVLRMMLRTRTLDNKAMNLLRQGKTFFHIAASGHEAVQVAIGISLNPNKDWLFPYYRDLGTVLTSGITPEEVFLQTFAKATDPASGGRQLPVHWGSKRINLPTQSSPTGTQFLQAVGTALASVKRGERNISYVSSGEGTTSQGEFHEAVNWASREKLPVLFVIQNNKYAISVPVSAQSGGKGHSIAEMMAGFGTLHRLKIDGTDFFESYEKVQEAIDYIKSGKGPALIEAEVVRLQSHSSSDDQKKYRDEKEIEEDMKKCPIEKFAKVLMAKGILTEEEYSEIKKEITDEINEASDRAFKAPDPKPEDATKFVYDESGFRESLEYEKNEPSGNKIVMVDAINHALHEEMERNPDMYIFGEDIEDGKGGVFTATKGLSTRFTRKRVFNSPLAEASIMGVAIGMAFTGLKPVVEIQFGDYIWPAFMQMKDELATIRYRSNNAWESPVVTRVAVGGYIHGGLYHSQNIESIFAHVPGIFIAYPSNAADAKGLLKTACRIKDPVLFCEHKGLYRQSFAMSPEPDEEYLIPFGKAKVAKEGNDVTVVSWGVSFWDAMIAAKKLEEEDGYSVEVIDIRTIIPLDEETIYNSVKKTNKVIIIHEDTFTAGFGAEIAARISDKCFRFLDAPVKRIAAKDAHIPYSPILENAVLPSREEIYRGIKELILY
- the lipB gene encoding lipoyl(octanoyl) transferase LipB, which produces MNRQLTYCDLEFIDYKEAWDLQYLLHKQRIEDIISDTLLLLEHPNTYTLGKTAHIENLVGGKDFLEKNHISVYNIDRGGDITYHGPGQIVGYPIIKLTDWHQDSHKYLRTLEEVIIKVCNDYGLTAGRIEGYTGVWIEDRKIAAIGIKISRWVTMHGFAFNVNTNLDLFNGIIPCGISDKSVTSLQKELGCGIPINEVKEKLLHHFMNEFNYTEVEFIPKESLLNPTVKN
- a CDS encoding nucleotidyltransferase domain-containing protein, producing MRLSKAEIEILREALREIDPDAKLYLFGSRLFDDRRGGDIDLLVVSKKLTKKDLRKIKRAFYNKFGEQRIDIILDNGSSDDPFITKVRSEAVLL
- the lpdA gene encoding dihydrolipoyl dehydrogenase gives rise to the protein MANHYQIAVLGGGPGGYVAAIRAGQLGFKTVVIDKDNLGGICLNWGCIPTKSLLKNAEIYDTFKNHGKDFGITAKELTFSFKDIIKRSRDIADRISKNVELLVKKNKVDRIRGFGKLISHNQIDVFDKDGKKIDSIIADKIIIATGARPRTIPQIPVDRKNIITSTEAMILEDLPKELIVIGAGAIGIEFAYFYSVLGTKVTVVEMLDNILPIEDKEVSQTLEKNFKKRGIEIYTKATVEKAEVKGKKVIVTINQNGKKIELSAEKLLNAIGVVGNVEGFGLEELGIEIFKNHIKVDKNTYQTNIPNIYAIGDVIGPPWLAHVASAEGIHCVEGIKGIKNPPIDYDNIPGCTYCQPQVASVGLTEQKAKELGYEIKVGKFPFMASGKAFAVGEREGFVKLIFDAKYGEILGGHIIGSEATELIAEVALARALEATGHSIIKTVHAHPTLSESIMEAAANAYGEAIHI
- a CDS encoding carboxymuconolactone decarboxylase family protein → MSDLPKRFEKFQKDFPDVANAYEQLGKAVHKAGPLNDKTRALIKLAISTGARLEGAVHSHTRKALEVGCSKEEIMQTVMLALPTIGLPSTMAAMSWVEDVLEKK
- a CDS encoding outer membrane protein transport protein, producing MKKSFVVLILLFGFLSQSTFATDGYFRHGYGIKYSALAGSGVAVSLSSLGAITNPASIIRTNNSIEINLSVFSPNRDYTITGNPSGFPQTFGLTPGKIESNKNIFFFPTIGLKRGIANNMAIALSIYGNGGMNTDYPAQTFYESSSPNTGVNIEQLFANLTYAIELTKGHTFGVAGIFGWQRFAAKGLAAFSPFSSDPANLSGNSWSTSTGFGFKVGYQGMLTDWLSIGATYQSKINMSEFERYAGLFAEKGDFDIPANWTAGVAVSPNKDWTFLLDVKQILYSGIKSVSNPMLPNLQTSQLGKDDGAGFGWKDITAVKFGVMYKAIENYTLMAGYSYNENPIKESEVMFNILAPAVIQNHITAGVTRKISEDSDLTLAFMYALNNSVKGANPLEAPGQQSIEIAMRQWQIEIGYSFCLIK
- a CDS encoding rhodanese-like domain-containing protein, with translation MKKLFSELDLKYKLAIIAVLLGVVALFAGDPYNGTSVKVNVKDIALSTVKESDKINPTDLADWIIQGKADYVLVDLRTPDKYAEYTLPEAENIPLVELPNSDLLRNQKIILFSDDEVVAAQGWFILKAKKYNSVYILEGGLNGWKDKVVFPKVPANPTKDELAKFEKLRAVAQYFGGDLVTETSSSEIRKEIKLPTSTVAPQSTQPTTGSRKFTAPKKKKREGC
- a CDS encoding YeeE/YedE thiosulfate transporter family protein, with protein sequence MNAPFYKFGLFNTDVSLIFAFIIGIGFGFALERGGFGSARILAAQFYFSNMRVLKVMFTAIVTAMLGLYYLSVIGFVDLSLIYISETYILPQVIGGLILGIGFVIGGYCPGTSVVSFATGKLDGLMYILGVMFGIFIFGEIFPFITDFYYSTNMGSVTLPQFFHLSYGMVVFLVVVMAVGAFALAEWSEKKFAHRNPENQL